From one Gossypium hirsutum isolate 1008001.06 chromosome D08, Gossypium_hirsutum_v2.1, whole genome shotgun sequence genomic stretch:
- the LOC107932818 gene encoding uncharacterized protein has translation MGKATRWLKSLFGIKNSKDYLNSGDRKGKKGSRIARSGRDPSGGLCHSVTATPPPNMSPAEVSMWIRSYYNETEKEQNKHAIAVAAATAAAADAAVAAAKAAVAVVRLTSHGRGTMSGHERWAAVKIQTAFRGYLARKALRALKGLVKIQALVRGYLVRKQATIRSHKANRFDIRARKSMERLYSFNHTTNGIDENSKIVEVVDIDRPKSRSRRNVNASKSDFGDEYQPVHRTLSSPFLSRVPARISIPDGRDWGLTGDEYRFCTAQNTPRVISSCGSNSNVSVAPPPRSVCSDNWFRHYGNYPNYMANTQSFKAKLRSQSAPKQRPELGPKKRLSLDEMVESRCSLSGVRMQRWCSQV, from the exons ATGGGAAAAGCTACGAGGTGGTTGAAGAGCTTATTTGGGATAAAGAACAGCAAAGACTACTTGAATTCCGGTGACCGGAAAGGCAAAAAAGGGTCTAGAATTGCCCGTTCGGGGAGGGATCCCAGCGGCGGATTGTGTCACAGCGTTACAGCGACACCACCACCAAACATGTCACCGGCAGAAGTGTCTATGTGGATAAGGTCATACTACAATGAAACGGAGAAGGAACAAAACAAACACGCAATCGCCGTAGCGGCAGCCACGGCAGCGGCTGCCGATGCTGCGGTGGCCGCTGCGAAAGCAGCCGTGGCGGTCGTGAGGCTGACAAGTCACGGAAGGGGAACCATGTCCGGGCACGAGAGATGGGCTGCTGTTAAAATTCAAACCGCGTTTCGAGGTTATCTG GCTAGAAAAGCACTGCGAGCTTTGAAAGGATTAGTGAAGATACAAGCTCTGGTTAGAGGATACTTAGTGAGGAAACAAGCTACCATTAGGTCCCATAAAGCTAACAGATTTGACATCCGAGCACGAAAATCCATG GAGAGATTATATTCTTTTAATCACACTACAAATGGCATTGATGAAAATTCCAAAATTGTGGAGGTTGTTGATATTGATAGGCCGAAATCAAGATCTCGTAGGAACGTTAATGCTTCCAAATCGGATTTCGGCGATGAGTATCAGCCAGTTCATCGGACATTATCTTCTCCGTTTCTGAGTCGAGTTCCGGCTCGAATATCTATACCGGATGGTCGAGACTGGGGTTTAACAGGAGATGAATACAGGTTTTGTACGGCACAAAATACACCTCGGGTCATAAGTTCTTGTGGGTCTAACTCTAATGTCTCGGTTGCACCACCACCCAGGAGTGTGTGCAGTGATAACTGGTTTAGACATTATGGGAATTACCCAAATTACATGGCGAATACGCAGTCTTTCAAGGCTAAATTGAGGTCACAAAGTGCTCCAAAGCAAAGGCCAGAGCTAGGGCCTAAAAAAAGACTCTCGCTAGATGAAATGGTGGAATCTAGGTGTAGTTTAAGTGGGGTTAGGATGCAGAGATGGTGCTCACAAGTTTGA